One part of the Streptomyces sp. AM 2-1-1 genome encodes these proteins:
- a CDS encoding cell division protein FtsK, whose translation MSDTHVTEQAEAPERPDAEVFDITTKRPTAPAPEPAKASVPTAPVEIDDEEEPPRLRPVDSPTLPDPGVTTYKRLPILPSWLTSKPGFVSTTQRAASNAFYATAFHGVRTPVYVLQLGLRAPQGVARLVKETNRWMWDAEAAPLRAYEVYKENTAEYLKLSRQRDHRVRLRTFVTLVGLVFGAALALTLYVMAPAWLAVMASAAVLVAGFWGSPQDQPVIGPAVLKTELQKLTGPIVLRALDNIGNVKLSAAIKKGGDMNGMRFTSEITRDGPGYRADLDLPWGVTPEDIMEARKPLASGLRRKVGCVWPSSDPTEHEGRLILWVGDKPMNETTKPAWPLLKSGSVDLFRPVVFGNDQRMGDVAVTLMFASVIVGSIPRMGKTFLMRLFLLIAALDPRAELYAFDFKGTGDFGALEPVCHRYRAGDEDEDILYVLESLRELRAELRRRAKVIKSLPRSRCPESKVTPELANDKTLGLHPIVAGFDECQVPFEHEKYGAELEEIATDLGKRGPALGMTMLFGTQRPDAKSLPTGISANAVLRFCLKVMGQPANDMVLGTSMYKAGYRATMFSRTDRGICWMAGEGDDPRIVASAFVDAVGAEKVVARARKMREEYGNLTGHAIGQQPENGEASFDLLADILKVVPADEDKVWNEKIAARLTALRPEVYGGWKAETVTSNLKPHGVTAQDVWGTSDKGKGTTRRGIARADITKAITVRDGSRSGS comes from the coding sequence GTGTCTGACACGCATGTCACCGAACAGGCCGAAGCGCCCGAGCGTCCCGACGCCGAGGTCTTCGACATCACCACCAAGCGCCCCACCGCCCCGGCCCCGGAACCGGCCAAAGCGTCCGTTCCCACCGCGCCGGTCGAGATCGACGACGAGGAGGAGCCGCCGCGGCTTCGTCCGGTCGACTCGCCCACCCTGCCCGACCCGGGTGTCACCACCTACAAGCGGCTGCCGATCCTGCCGAGTTGGCTGACCTCGAAGCCGGGGTTCGTCTCCACCACCCAGCGCGCCGCGTCGAACGCGTTCTACGCCACCGCCTTCCACGGCGTCCGCACTCCCGTGTACGTGCTCCAGTTGGGGTTGCGTGCCCCGCAGGGTGTGGCGCGGCTGGTGAAGGAGACCAACAGGTGGATGTGGGACGCGGAGGCCGCGCCCTTGCGGGCCTATGAGGTCTACAAGGAGAACACCGCCGAGTACCTGAAGCTGTCGCGGCAGCGCGACCACCGCGTGCGGCTGCGGACGTTCGTCACCCTCGTCGGGTTGGTCTTCGGCGCCGCTCTCGCTCTGACCCTGTACGTCATGGCCCCGGCCTGGCTCGCGGTCATGGCGTCCGCTGCGGTGCTGGTCGCCGGATTCTGGGGCTCGCCGCAGGATCAGCCGGTCATCGGCCCCGCCGTGCTGAAGACCGAGCTGCAGAAGCTCACCGGGCCCATCGTGCTGCGCGCCCTGGACAACATCGGCAACGTCAAGCTGTCGGCCGCCATCAAGAAGGGCGGCGACATGAACGGGATGCGCTTCACCTCCGAGATCACCCGTGACGGGCCCGGATACCGCGCTGACCTGGACCTTCCGTGGGGTGTCACCCCGGAGGACATCATGGAGGCCCGCAAGCCCCTCGCCTCCGGTCTGCGCCGCAAGGTCGGCTGTGTGTGGCCCTCCTCCGACCCGACCGAGCACGAGGGCAGGTTGATCCTGTGGGTGGGTGACAAGCCCATGAACGAGACCACCAAGCCCGCCTGGCCGCTGCTGAAGTCGGGCAGCGTGGATCTGTTCAGGCCGGTCGTGTTCGGCAACGACCAGCGCATGGGCGACGTGGCCGTGACCCTGATGTTCGCGTCCGTCATCGTCGGGTCCATCCCGCGCATGGGCAAGACGTTCCTGATGCGCCTGTTCCTGCTGATCGCGGCCCTGGACCCGCGTGCGGAGCTGTACGCGTTCGACTTCAAGGGCACCGGCGACTTCGGCGCCCTGGAGCCGGTCTGCCACCGCTACCGGGCCGGGGATGAGGACGAGGACATCCTCTACGTCCTGGAATCGCTGCGGGAGCTGCGGGCGGAGCTGCGCAGGCGGGCGAAGGTCATCAAGTCCCTGCCGCGCTCGCGCTGCCCGGAGTCGAAGGTGACCCCGGAGCTGGCGAACGACAAGACGTTGGGGCTGCACCCGATCGTCGCCGGTTTCGATGAGTGCCAGGTCCCCTTCGAGCATGAGAAGTACGGGGCGGAGCTGGAGGAGATCGCAACTGACCTGGGCAAGCGGGGTCCGGCGCTGGGGATGACGATGCTGTTCGGCACCCAGCGGCCCGACGCGAAGTCGCTGCCCACCGGCATCAGCGCCAACGCCGTACTGCGGTTCTGCCTGAAGGTCATGGGCCAGCCCGCCAACGACATGGTGCTGGGCACCTCGATGTACAAGGCCGGATACCGGGCCACGATGTTCTCCCGCACCGACCGTGGCATCTGCTGGATGGCCGGTGAGGGCGACGACCCCCGCATCGTCGCGTCCGCGTTCGTGGACGCGGTCGGCGCGGAGAAGGTCGTGGCCAGGGCCCGGAAGATGCGCGAGGAGTACGGCAACCTCACCGGCCACGCCATCGGCCAGCAGCCGGAGAACGGGGAAGCCTCCTTCGACCTCCTCGCCGACATCCTCAAGGTTGTGCCGGCCGACGAGGACAAGGTGTGGAACGAGAAGATCGCCGCCCGGCTCACCGCCCTGCGCCCGGAGGTCTACGGCGGCTGGAAGGCCGAGACGGTCACCTCGAACCTCAAGCCCCACGGCGTCACCGCGCAGGACGTCTGGGGCACCAGCGACAAGGGCAAGGGCACCACCCGCCGGGGCATCGCCCGCGCCGACATCACCAAAGCAATCACGGTGCGTGACGGAAGCCGGTCCGGGAGCTGA
- a CDS encoding GGDEF domain-containing protein — MSHALTALSAALPLASGWAVHGLRMHRRYENARRDPLSNLWTRDAFEEQATRILTQHPHVAVVLVDLDGFKAVNDTHGHAAGDAVIRATGASFTDALSGPRRSVAGRIGGDEFAAAVALPAPAALPWLLGGLHGEITAPLHHDGRDLTVGASIGAALSSDAPEEPARELSALLRRADEQMYRTKQEGGGWSIAPAPGSAPGLRTVNGRREGRPGTTSGTGAAA, encoded by the coding sequence ATGAGCCACGCCCTGACCGCGCTGTCGGCCGCTCTGCCGCTCGCCTCCGGGTGGGCCGTCCACGGCCTGCGGATGCACCGCCGGTACGAGAACGCCCGCCGCGACCCCCTGTCGAACCTGTGGACCCGCGACGCCTTCGAGGAGCAGGCCACCCGCATCCTCACCCAACACCCGCACGTCGCCGTGGTCCTGGTGGACCTGGACGGCTTCAAGGCGGTCAACGACACCCACGGCCACGCGGCAGGAGACGCCGTGATCCGGGCCACCGGGGCGAGTTTCACCGACGCGCTCAGCGGCCCCCGCCGCTCGGTTGCGGGGCGGATTGGGGGCGATGAGTTCGCCGCCGCTGTCGCACTGCCCGCTCCGGCCGCTCTGCCGTGGCTGCTGGGAGGTCTCCACGGCGAGATCACCGCGCCCCTCCACCACGACGGACGCGACCTCACAGTGGGTGCCTCGATCGGTGCCGCGCTCTCCAGCGACGCCCCCGAGGAACCTGCCCGCGAGCTGTCGGCGCTGCTGCGCCGGGCGGATGAGCAGATGTACCGGACCAAGCAGGAAGGCGGGGGCTGGAGCATCGCTCCGGCGCCCGGATCGGCCCCCGGGCTGCGGACGGTCAACGGCCGCCGTGAGGGCCGCCCCGGCACCACCAGCGGGACGGGGGCAGCAGCATGA
- a CDS encoding RRQRL motif-containing zinc-binding protein → MGNHRFYDPTGSRYGVPTFPWRMAPDGYATRRQLRAAGLRPGGQDIAAQVLWRSRRYWAKGTSPVRVAYLYRIDLAKTVRPMTPAKWAALAKANTARQVCPECRTDAGYRIPTSLGMCVTCADSPQLAV, encoded by the coding sequence ATGGGCAACCACCGCTTCTACGACCCGACCGGTTCCCGCTACGGGGTGCCCACGTTCCCGTGGCGCATGGCCCCGGACGGCTATGCCACGCGCCGCCAGCTCAGGGCGGCAGGGCTCCGGCCCGGTGGGCAGGACATCGCCGCACAGGTCCTGTGGCGCTCGCGCCGCTACTGGGCTAAGGGCACCAGCCCCGTCCGCGTCGCCTACCTCTACCGGATCGACCTGGCCAAGACGGTCCGGCCGATGACGCCGGCCAAATGGGCGGCTCTCGCCAAGGCGAACACCGCCCGGCAGGTCTGCCCCGAGTGCCGCACCGATGCCGGATACCGCATCCCCACATCGCTCGGCATGTGCGTGACCTGCGCGGATTCCCCGCAGCTCGCCGTCTGA
- a CDS encoding winged helix-turn-helix domain-containing protein, with protein MTFTPEALDPDDARPPYEQVASSLSAAIRTRKLGPGEKIPSQKELTEAYGFARATIQRALRELEDEGLIVSRKGSGVFVRNRTERPAGLRPYVEQAFASQNVSIDFAGFSSETLHGALQEPIDKIRVGRLTPSTINIRILVPDMSVPQAAPVRREDGSDDPRLRARMHDMMVSFTRSIANTMHELSVLGLVSEAKVSVRVHSGTQFFKLYLINQDDAFFGYYPIRPNKVVTQGEVIEIYDLVGAEATLFHYSMNEGESSSGAQQVSQARMWFDSVWETIGRDFDPDGK; from the coding sequence ATGACCTTCACTCCCGAAGCACTGGACCCGGACGACGCCCGGCCGCCGTACGAGCAGGTGGCGAGCAGTCTGAGCGCCGCCATCAGGACTCGGAAGCTGGGCCCCGGAGAGAAGATCCCGTCTCAGAAGGAACTGACGGAGGCGTATGGATTCGCCCGCGCCACGATCCAACGGGCTCTCCGAGAGCTGGAAGACGAGGGGCTGATCGTCTCTCGCAAGGGCAGCGGCGTGTTCGTGCGGAACCGCACCGAACGGCCGGCGGGTCTTCGGCCGTACGTCGAGCAAGCCTTCGCCAGCCAGAACGTGTCGATCGACTTCGCAGGCTTCTCTAGCGAGACGCTCCACGGGGCACTTCAGGAGCCGATCGACAAGATCCGCGTGGGGCGTCTGACTCCGTCAACCATCAACATCCGCATCCTGGTGCCAGACATGTCGGTGCCCCAGGCTGCGCCTGTTCGGCGAGAGGACGGTAGTGATGACCCCCGGCTCCGGGCCCGGATGCACGACATGATGGTGAGCTTCACTCGGAGCATCGCCAACACGATGCATGAACTCAGCGTGCTCGGGCTGGTCAGCGAAGCGAAGGTCAGCGTGCGCGTTCACAGCGGCACGCAGTTCTTCAAGCTCTACTTGATCAACCAGGACGACGCCTTTTTCGGGTACTACCCGATCCGCCCGAACAAGGTCGTCACTCAAGGGGAGGTCATAGAGATCTATGACCTCGTCGGGGCGGAGGCCACGCTGTTCCACTACTCGATGAACGAGGGGGAGTCGTCCAGTGGTGCTCAGCAGGTGAGCCAGGCCCGTATGTGGTTTGACAGCGTGTGGGAGACCATCGGGAGGGACTTTGACCCGGATGGAAAGTAA
- a CDS encoding HAD family hydrolase encodes MESNDLRGLFGATRAVLFDFDGPICDVFAGQPAPDVARHLAATLASFDRSLGDKAHGTDDPMQVLRLAPQAGEAALRAIEDELTEAEVSAVRVAGLPVSGAVTALEAARTPGRKVAIVSNNSAACVNAFLLLHGLLPLVDTVVGRAPYQPEAMKPAPGSLVRAARELATPLRDCTLIGDSVTDIEAARRTGGRSVGFANKAGKERALAVAGADVVVTTMLAVADALGPSQRQA; translated from the coding sequence ATGGAAAGTAATGACCTCAGGGGCCTGTTCGGGGCCACCAGGGCAGTCCTGTTCGACTTTGATGGACCCATCTGCGATGTGTTCGCGGGGCAGCCAGCCCCCGACGTCGCGCGTCACCTGGCTGCGACTCTGGCGAGCTTCGATCGCTCTCTGGGGGACAAGGCGCACGGCACAGACGATCCGATGCAGGTTCTTCGTCTGGCTCCGCAGGCTGGGGAGGCAGCCTTGCGGGCGATCGAGGATGAGCTGACGGAAGCGGAGGTGAGTGCGGTGCGCGTGGCCGGTCTGCCTGTGTCAGGTGCTGTGACCGCGCTCGAAGCCGCCCGAACGCCAGGCCGGAAGGTCGCCATTGTCAGCAATAATTCGGCTGCGTGTGTAAATGCGTTCCTGCTGCTCCATGGTCTTCTGCCTTTGGTAGACACAGTGGTGGGCCGGGCCCCGTATCAGCCGGAAGCGATGAAACCCGCCCCCGGCTCATTGGTGCGCGCTGCCAGGGAGCTGGCTACTCCTCTGCGGGACTGCACGCTCATCGGGGATTCGGTGACCGACATCGAGGCCGCGAGGAGGACCGGCGGGCGCTCTGTTGGTTTCGCCAACAAGGCAGGCAAGGAACGTGCTCTAGCCGTGGCGGGGGCCGACGTAGTCGTAACCACGATGCTGGCTGTAGCTGATGCGCTGGGCCCCTCCCAGAGGCAGGCTTGA
- a CDS encoding DNA methylase: protein MTQPTPIRRSRLRVLDAFCCIGGAARGYQDLGWHVTGVDIKAQPDYCGDAFHQGDAVAFIREHGHEFDFIHASPPCQGEGAPTKGTNAARNVRTGRRHPRLIAPTRAALDIVGRPYVIENVAGSEVRKDLRLCGEQFSLAVLMHRYFELGNWTAPQPAHPVHRGRVRGWRHGEYFDGPYVAAYGKGGGKATVQEIREAKGIGWSHDHLALREALPPAYTRWIGTAFLTRTEEAAA from the coding sequence ATGACTCAACCCACCCCCATCCGGCGATCCCGCCTTCGAGTGCTTGACGCGTTCTGCTGCATCGGTGGCGCGGCACGCGGCTACCAGGATCTCGGCTGGCACGTCACCGGCGTCGACATCAAGGCCCAGCCCGACTACTGCGGTGACGCCTTCCACCAGGGCGACGCCGTGGCGTTCATCCGCGAGCACGGGCACGAGTTCGACTTCATCCACGCCTCGCCCCCCTGCCAGGGAGAGGGAGCGCCGACCAAGGGCACGAACGCCGCCCGCAACGTCCGCACGGGCCGCCGGCACCCTCGTCTCATCGCGCCCACCCGGGCCGCGCTCGACATCGTCGGCCGGCCCTACGTCATCGAGAACGTGGCCGGCTCCGAGGTCCGTAAAGACCTGCGGCTGTGCGGTGAGCAGTTCTCCTTGGCCGTGCTGATGCACCGCTACTTCGAGCTGGGCAACTGGACCGCCCCGCAGCCGGCGCACCCCGTGCACCGGGGCAGGGTGCGGGGGTGGCGGCACGGCGAATACTTCGACGGCCCCTACGTCGCCGCCTACGGCAAGGGCGGGGGCAAGGCCACCGTGCAGGAGATCCGCGAGGCCAAGGGCATCGGCTGGTCCCATGACCACCTGGCCCTGCGCGAGGCGCTGCCGCCCGCCTACACCCGATGGATCGGTACCGCGTTCCTCACCCGCACCGAGGAGGCGGCAGCATGA
- a CDS encoding glycosyltransferase family 39 protein codes for MPAAAPTTREHDGGTARNALRRRLRPGCPLRVDRYALLAVALFLCVRAFSLAALTVRAASDGESSRVLLSERWDSLWYVRVAEHGYTYTLHAPDGRSLSSTAFFPLLPWLERGIRAVTGLSLPAAGLLVSAVASALAAWGIHLVVRGTYGERAGVVCVVLWAAVPVGIVQSMAYSESLFTALAAWGLLCVLRERWVAAGILASLAGLTRPVGLAVTAALFLAVRLHHRPGEGSSRDRTRAAVGCLVAPVGAASYILWVGARRGHPLGYLDVQDEWGNGFDGGWAFARFLTGGSVPLAVAALVALLLLAYWPHHMGAKQRQPPPLLAYSALVTLLAVGASGYFGSKPRLLLPAFPLLIPLAVALARRRPALTWTALTVLTTASAVYGAFWLTGSGPP; via the coding sequence ATGCCCGCCGCAGCGCCCACCACCCGGGAGCACGACGGCGGCACCGCACGGAACGCCCTCCGGCGCCGGCTCCGTCCGGGGTGTCCCCTCCGCGTCGACCGGTACGCGCTCCTCGCGGTCGCCCTCTTCCTCTGCGTACGGGCGTTCTCCCTCGCCGCCCTGACCGTCCGCGCGGCATCGGACGGCGAGAGCTCGCGCGTGCTGCTGTCGGAACGCTGGGACTCCCTCTGGTACGTCCGGGTCGCCGAGCACGGGTACACCTACACGCTGCACGCGCCGGACGGCCGCTCCCTGTCGAGCACGGCCTTCTTCCCACTGCTCCCCTGGCTGGAGCGCGGTATCCGCGCGGTGACCGGCCTGAGCCTGCCCGCCGCCGGGCTCCTCGTCTCCGCAGTCGCCTCCGCCCTCGCCGCCTGGGGGATCCACCTCGTGGTGCGCGGCACCTACGGTGAACGGGCTGGGGTCGTGTGCGTGGTGCTGTGGGCGGCGGTACCCGTCGGGATCGTCCAGTCGATGGCGTACAGCGAGTCCCTCTTCACCGCCCTCGCCGCCTGGGGGCTCCTCTGCGTGCTCCGCGAGAGGTGGGTGGCCGCCGGGATCCTGGCGAGCCTCGCGGGTCTGACCCGCCCGGTCGGACTCGCGGTCACGGCCGCCCTGTTCCTCGCGGTCCGGCTCCACCACCGCCCCGGGGAGGGCAGCTCCCGGGACCGTACCCGGGCCGCCGTCGGCTGCCTCGTCGCACCGGTCGGCGCCGCCTCGTACATCCTCTGGGTGGGCGCCCGGCGCGGACACCCGCTGGGATACCTCGACGTACAGGACGAGTGGGGCAACGGCTTCGACGGCGGCTGGGCGTTCGCCCGCTTCCTGACCGGCGGCTCCGTCCCCCTCGCCGTCGCCGCCCTCGTCGCGCTGCTGCTCCTGGCGTACTGGCCGCACCACATGGGCGCGAAACAGCGCCAACCCCCGCCACTCCTCGCCTACTCGGCGCTCGTCACCCTGCTCGCCGTCGGCGCCTCCGGCTACTTCGGCTCCAAACCCCGCCTGCTCCTCCCGGCGTTCCCCCTCCTGATCCCCCTCGCCGTCGCCCTGGCCCGACGCCGGCCCGCCCTCACCTGGACGGCCCTCACCGTCCTCACCACCGCCTCCGCCGTCTACGGCGCCTTCTGGCTCACGGGGTCGGGGCCGCCGTAG
- a CDS encoding DUF3578 domain-containing protein, producing MDSLLREVLDLQQSWTAKKNPEMDKRGSLISSQLPAELRKSLPLLASVLGVAEAEVGVEGSNGAGFNAKIPWVRVYEPRRSPGATIGWYLVYLFSTTGDRVYLSLIQGTTVWTGGMFAPRKPAELQSRVDWARPLLSSSVTSRTDLVTSLTLQGNQARLSSSYEAGNVVAIEYQREKIPESSKLLDDLLFMTGLLRDVYRAEDTASYVPGDPVPEVVEAREAAARTAGRRKRTAPGQGFRLSADERRAVELHAVQMATAHFVKQGWSVKDVGAKESYDLLLSRGDERLHVEVKGTTSAGGQVILTRAEVERQRELAPDNALVVVHSIILDRSAPTSIAGGGILECLTPWTIADEDLTVVSFVYRTGL from the coding sequence ATGGATTCGCTCTTGCGTGAGGTGCTCGATCTCCAGCAGTCATGGACGGCCAAGAAGAACCCCGAGATGGATAAACGCGGTTCCCTGATCTCCTCTCAACTTCCCGCTGAGCTGCGGAAGTCACTACCGCTGCTGGCGTCGGTCCTCGGTGTAGCCGAAGCAGAGGTGGGTGTGGAAGGGAGCAACGGCGCGGGCTTCAATGCCAAGATTCCGTGGGTTCGCGTCTACGAGCCGCGTCGCTCCCCCGGAGCCACGATCGGCTGGTACCTCGTCTATCTCTTCAGCACCACTGGGGACCGGGTCTATCTGTCCTTGATACAGGGCACCACCGTGTGGACCGGAGGCATGTTCGCCCCCCGGAAGCCTGCGGAGCTGCAGTCACGTGTTGACTGGGCTCGCCCGCTGCTGTCGTCCAGCGTCACGAGTCGCACGGACCTCGTCACCTCCCTCACGTTGCAGGGCAATCAGGCCAGGTTGAGCAGTAGCTACGAAGCAGGCAACGTCGTCGCCATCGAGTATCAGCGCGAGAAGATCCCTGAGTCGTCCAAGCTGCTGGACGACCTGCTGTTCATGACCGGCCTGCTGCGAGATGTCTACCGCGCTGAAGACACTGCCTCCTACGTGCCCGGTGATCCTGTCCCCGAGGTGGTGGAGGCGCGGGAGGCCGCGGCACGGACGGCAGGTCGACGGAAGCGGACGGCGCCGGGCCAGGGCTTTCGCTTGTCCGCCGACGAACGGCGCGCTGTCGAGCTGCACGCGGTGCAGATGGCAACCGCCCACTTCGTGAAGCAGGGTTGGTCGGTCAAGGACGTGGGAGCCAAGGAGTCATACGACCTGCTGCTATCGCGGGGAGATGAGCGCCTGCATGTCGAGGTGAAGGGCACTACCTCTGCTGGCGGTCAGGTCATCCTCACCCGTGCCGAGGTCGAGCGTCAGCGAGAGTTGGCTCCGGACAATGCTCTTGTAGTCGTGCACTCCATCATCCTGGATAGGAGCGCCCCAACCAGCATTGCCGGCGGCGGCATCCTGGAGTGCCTCACCCCATGGACCATTGCGGACGAAGATCTGACAGTTGTCTCCTTCGTCTACCGGACAGGGCTTTGA
- a CDS encoding DUF6009 family protein → MWEGRSVRSQPEDIKHEDEIVWTEDVSSFDYVRETLVDGVGTRRRPVSWRGQAGRRVGYALLKSNAPSDRDAPGMFTRRVFWVKEHDRSEQPDGAYSSGAPSEAVDPRTVAPRVCGELTERAWGGPVDATPPKERAAAKQSQRARPSRVAAEASSPEAPAAVEQGVKEAFADWLRFRDVSVPETLGAAAEEAFSRWLWGNSKELTEAIAAAIAKRVSLTETPSPAAAEAPREQK, encoded by the coding sequence ATGTGGGAGGGGCGGAGCGTGCGAAGTCAACCTGAGGACATCAAGCACGAGGACGAGATCGTATGGACAGAGGACGTCAGCTCATTCGACTACGTCCGCGAGACCTTAGTCGACGGTGTCGGCACTCGGCGGCGTCCCGTCTCATGGCGTGGCCAGGCAGGACGCCGAGTCGGCTACGCACTTCTCAAGTCCAACGCGCCTAGTGACCGGGATGCGCCGGGCATGTTCACGCGGCGCGTGTTCTGGGTGAAGGAGCACGATCGATCCGAACAACCGGACGGGGCTTACAGCTCCGGCGCACCATCGGAAGCGGTCGACCCTCGAACGGTGGCCCCACGGGTCTGTGGGGAGCTAACAGAGCGAGCATGGGGTGGACCTGTAGACGCCACTCCCCCCAAGGAGCGAGCCGCTGCGAAGCAATCACAGCGTGCTCGCCCCTCACGGGTGGCGGCAGAGGCAAGTTCGCCCGAGGCGCCGGCTGCCGTAGAGCAGGGCGTCAAGGAAGCCTTTGCCGACTGGCTACGCTTCCGCGATGTGAGCGTCCCCGAGACACTCGGCGCGGCTGCTGAGGAAGCCTTCTCTCGTTGGCTCTGGGGGAACTCTAAAGAACTGACGGAGGCGATCGCTGCGGCCATCGCCAAGCGAGTCTCGCTTACGGAGACGCCATCCCCCGCAGCTGCCGAAGCGCCCCGCGAACAGAAGTAG
- a CDS encoding ImmA/IrrE family metallo-endopeptidase, with product MASENWPSLKAARTRAKTLVQKFDLKPPVDVKAILKARAQVEYVDWAHECDAVTVLGEETPRVFVRSGLPPLRERFTLAHELAHIELAWHSGTLDCSLDSISIGSEFATAAVSGMQEREANEFASRFLAPDRWLSTMVSELTSIDRDSMQLVLDRLASAEISAHAGLIALSRHLIPGHAFFVDESFAISQGTAWPGTPPLDRCEIERFLERAVTVEDFVHQGRTVYWAITIPSLDRSGEEERALLDSRTPNQILVSSCFRVFGEECANSKAMSINGVVGGMTRNIELHWHENAIISVVWQRIQENSDLREILTDHEFPLYLHKRARAIVERRAERAAG from the coding sequence TTGGCTTCAGAAAACTGGCCGTCTTTAAAAGCTGCCCGCACTAGGGCGAAGACGCTGGTCCAAAAGTTCGACCTAAAACCACCCGTTGACGTCAAGGCGATCCTCAAGGCCCGAGCACAGGTCGAGTATGTTGACTGGGCGCACGAATGTGATGCCGTGACGGTGCTGGGCGAGGAAACGCCACGAGTCTTTGTTCGAAGTGGTCTACCTCCACTCCGAGAACGCTTCACTCTTGCCCATGAGCTTGCCCATATTGAGCTAGCTTGGCATTCGGGCACTCTTGACTGTTCGCTCGATTCTATTTCCATCGGCAGCGAATTTGCGACTGCTGCAGTTAGCGGTATGCAAGAGCGAGAGGCCAACGAGTTTGCTTCCCGTTTCCTCGCTCCGGATCGCTGGCTGTCAACGATGGTCAGCGAATTGACATCCATCGATCGAGACTCGATGCAGTTGGTTTTGGACCGGTTGGCTAGTGCTGAGATTTCGGCCCACGCCGGTCTAATCGCCTTGTCGAGGCACCTTATCCCCGGGCACGCTTTTTTCGTGGATGAGTCTTTCGCTATCAGCCAAGGGACCGCGTGGCCCGGCACTCCGCCTCTCGATAGATGCGAGATCGAGCGGTTTCTTGAGCGAGCCGTCACGGTCGAGGATTTTGTGCATCAGGGCCGAACGGTCTATTGGGCTATCACCATCCCATCGCTTGACCGCTCAGGTGAAGAGGAACGTGCGCTTCTGGACTCGCGCACACCAAATCAGATACTCGTGTCGTCTTGCTTCAGAGTTTTCGGTGAAGAGTGCGCTAACAGCAAGGCCATGTCGATCAATGGCGTCGTTGGCGGAATGACTAGAAACATTGAATTGCATTGGCATGAGAATGCAATCATTTCTGTGGTTTGGCAGCGAATCCAAGAGAACTCTGACTTGCGAGAGATCTTGACGGATCACGAGTTTCCGCTATATCTGCATAAAAGGGCTCGTGCCATCGTGGAAAGAAGGGCGGAGAGGGCAGCAGGCTAA